The Dioscorea cayenensis subsp. rotundata cultivar TDr96_F1 chromosome 19, TDr96_F1_v2_PseudoChromosome.rev07_lg8_w22 25.fasta, whole genome shotgun sequence genome includes a window with the following:
- the LOC120283962 gene encoding pentatricopeptide repeat-containing protein At1g11290, chloroplastic-like — protein MSSILSMLKLCNSAQVLSQIHTRFIIHGVDQNPSLSSLLIDRYSHFSRLDLSLKLFQSLSTPHSLAYHAILRNLCINGEFHRVLVVYRQMLAQSLLPDEYVSVLVVRACVDVSLCFSVCLQVHCHLLKFGLDCFASVGNALVAMYGNVCEIGDARRMFEVMPSRNLPSWNAIILAVGESGDFMESFRLFKRMRFEGFEPDFVSIAGVLRLCVDLNSLETGRLVHLLVILSNLSGDLSVNTALLMMYCKLGDLKMARRLFDWMEEKDCAVWNILMSGYSKNGYPGLALELLVDMGKSGVRMDLFTAIASIAAVTELKSLRYAKEIHGHVIRNGSDYQVSVHNSLIEMYCKCWSPEIASRIFDSLGNRSAVSWSSMIKGYINNGYSSKALLLFNEMKKNGVRPDAITLINVLPAFVNSAAFEQVKNIHGCSMKQGLNTSVSFMTALLVSYAKCGCIEMAQKIFDEEEIDRRDVVLWNSMIGAYSKHGCWDQCFKLYCQMRNLALKPDLVTFLGLLTACVNSGQVKEGKECFSDMVEIYGYQPDQEHYASMVDLLGRSGSLDEAKKLIEKMPMKPDVRVWGPLLSACKLHSETELAEFAAEKIISMEPHNAGNYVLLSNIYAAAGKWDDVARMRRFLRGGGLKKTPGISWLDINGQVHEFRVFDHSHPEAEDIYTMLRILGQEIKPENNQPY, from the coding sequence ATGAGCTCCATTCTCTCCATGCTGAAACTCTGCAACAGCGCCCAAGTCCTCAGCCAAATCCACACGAGATTCATCATCCATGGCGTCGACCAGAACCCATCCCTCTCCTCCCTCCTCATTGACCGCTACTCCCACTTCTCCCGCCTCGACCTCTCCCTCAAACTATTCCAATCCCTCTCCACTCCACATTCTCTCGCATACCACGCCATTCTCCGAAACCTTTGCATCAATGGTGAATTTCATCGAGTTCTTGTGGTTTATCGCCAAATGTTGGCGCAATCTCTTCTCCCGGATGAGTATGTGTCCGTGTTGGTTGTTCGAGCTTGTGTGGatgtttctttgtgtttttctgtTTGCTTGCAAGTTCATTGTCATCTGTTGAAGTTTGGGCTTGATTGTTTTGCTTCGGTGGGTAATGCTTTGGTGGCGATGTATGGGAATGTTTGTGAGATTGGTGATGCCCGGAGAATGTTTGAGGTTATGCCTAGCAGAAATTTGCCATCTTGGAATGCGATTATTTTGGCAGTTGGTGAGTCTGGTGATTTTATGGAGAGTTTTAGGCTGTTTAAGAGGATGAGGTTTGAAGGTTTTGAGCCTGACTTTGTTAGTATTGCTGGTGTTTTGAGATTGTGTGTGGATTTGAACTCTTTAGAAACGGGAAGGTTGGTTCATTTGTTGGTCATTTTGAGCAACTTGAGTGGAGATTTATCGGTTAATACTGCTCTATTGATGATGTACTGCAAGCTTGGTGATTTGAAGATGGCAAGACGATTGTTTGATTGGATGGAGGAGAAAGACTGTGCGGTTTGGAATATACTGATGTCAGGCTATTCAAAGAATGGATATCCGGGTTTGGCCTTGGAACTGTTGGTAGATATGGGGAAATCTGGGGTTAGAATGGATTTATTCACAGCTATTGCTTCTATTGCTGCGGTCACAGAATTGAAATCTCTAAGATACGCTAAAGAGATCCATGGTCATGTGATCAGAAATGGGTCAGATTATCAGGTCTCGGTGCACAACTCTCTTATAGAAATGTATTGCAAATGCTGGAGTCCGGAGATTGCCAGCAGGATATTTGACTCCTTAGGAAACAGGTCTGCTGTTTCATGGAGTTCAATGATAAAAGGCTATATTAATAATGGGTATAGTTCCAAGGCTCTGCTACTCtttaatgaaatgaagaagaatggAGTCAGACCAGATGCCATAACATTGATCAATGTATTGCCAGCATTTGTGAATTCAGCTGCCTTCGAGCAAGTTAAAAACATTCATGGCTGCTCTATGAAACAGGGTCTAAACACAAGTGTTTCTTTTATGACTGCCCTCTTGGTCAGCTATGCAAAATGTGGCTGCATAGAGATGGCACAAAAGATTTTTGATGAGGAAGAGATTGATCGTAGGGATGTAGTATTATGGAACTCAATGATCGGTGCTTATTCTAAACATGGCTGTTGGGATCAATGCTTCAAACTTTATTGTCAAATGAGGAATTTGGCACTGAAACCAGATCTTGTAACATTTCTTGGGTTACTAACTGCTTGTGTCAACTCTGGCCAAGTAAAAGAGGGAAAGGAGTGTTTCAGTGACATGGTTGAAATCTATGGCTACCAACCTGACCAAGAGCATTATGCTTCAATGGTGGACCTTTTAGGACGCTCTGGGAGTCTTGATGAAGCAAAAAAACTTATAGAGAAAATGCCAATGAAGCCAGATGTAAGAGTATGGGGGCCTTTATTAAGTGCATGTAAATTACACTCAGAGACTGAGCTTGCTGAATTTGCAgcagaaaagatcatttccatGGAACCTCATAATGCAGGAAATTATGTTTTGCTGTCCAATATTTATGCTGCGGCAGGGAAATGGGATGATGTTGCTAGGATGAGACGCTTTCT